The stretch of DNA CATTCATGAATAGCTGGATGACATATGGATTGTCCTCGGTAGGCTTGTAGTAAATCTCAGAAATGAGCCTGGTGATCGAATCTGGCAGCTGATCAAGCTCCTCTGCCATCTCATCCAGATATTCATCATCCGAAAAACCATAAAGAATCGGGGCATCGGATTTTGGCTGGTCCCACTTTTTCTCCGAAATGCTTCCATTCGTGAGCAGTGCGCGATAGCTGCCGTCCAGCTGGAGATAGCCCACTCTCCCAAGCTCTGTCACATTAATCGTGACAGTTGCGGGAAAGCCTCGGCTGATCGACACTTTCTCGACTTCCTCATTCTTCTGTATCCGCTTGATCACCTTATCCTTATCGATCCGCCACATATTATCCGACGTCGTCAACCCGCTGCTTTGAATGATAGTATCATCCGGAAGGAAATCATTCCCTTCCACTTCCAAACGATGGATATTGCTGAGTGGTGATTGCAAGTAGACAATGATGGAGATAAGTACGAAGAAGATAGACAAGTAGAATATCAGCCTTCTATTCGCCTTCTTTTTCCTCGCTTGCTTTAATTTTGGAATGCGGTCCTCAATGGAAACAATTTTCTTTTTTTCGCTCATTTCCTCTTCTTCCTATGCTGTACAGTCAAAAACTGCTTGTATTGTAATTATAAAATTATAACACATTCGTATAATGGAAGGAGTCTGTAACCAACAAATTATCTGGAATTCAGTGTCTGAGAAGGTCTCTTTACCTAATTATATAAGAAGTCGCCAATCTCCTTCTTCAATAGCCAAGAAATAAAACTTCCATCCATCTTCTATCGTTTGATTCTATTTCCATTATTTTTCCTCTGCTGCCTTCTCCCCTATTCTATCATGACATTCGTTTCCGCGTGCCCTCTTTTGTCGGTCTGGCTTCGCTTTTTCAAGGTGGTAAAAATACCCAGA from Terribacillus sp. FSL K6-0262 encodes:
- a CDS encoding cell division protein FtsQ/DivIB, whose amino-acid sequence is MSEKKKIVSIEDRIPKLKQARKKKANRRLIFYLSIFFVLISIIVYLQSPLSNIHRLEVEGNDFLPDDTIIQSSGLTTSDNMWRIDKDKVIKRIQKNEEVEKVSISRGFPATVTINVTELGRVGYLQLDGSYRALLTNGSISEKKWDQPKSDAPILYGFSDDEYLDEMAEELDQLPDSITRLISEIYYKPTEDNPYVIQLFMNDGREVQGTIRTFATNMEAYPSIAAQLDPEVDGVLHMGVGTYFEPSGKKDKDKDKETEEGQ